One Coturnix japonica isolate 7356 chromosome 20, Coturnix japonica 2.1, whole genome shotgun sequence genomic window carries:
- the FAM210B gene encoding protein FAM210B, mitochondrial, with product MFRLLRLGPHCPPALPRSAVSRSALPAAAFHAPGNQQRSGRPLLVPPHPCWVTLRAAAGSTAKDAGSPGKAATDLSGENKKLNKSQQLKQVFKQYGAVGVSFHVGISLISLGIFYVAVSSGVDMTPVLIKLGFSESSLQSKMAAGTSTFVLAYAIHKLFAPVRISITVVSVPFVVRYCRKIGFFKPPAPKP from the exons ATGTTCCGCCTGCTGCGCCTGGGCCCGCATTGCCCGCCCGCATTGCCCCGCAGCGCTGTGTCCCGCAGCGCTCTGCCCGCCGCCGCCTTCCATGCCCCGGGCAACCAGCAGCGCTCCGGTCGCCCTCTCCTCGTACCGCCGCACCCGTGCTGGGTAACGCTGCGAGCCGCCGCCGGCAGCACTGCTAAG GATGCAGGATCCCCTGGAAAGGCAGCCACGGATCTCAGTGGTGAAAACAAGAAACTCAACAAATCTCAGCAGCTGAAACAAGTCTTCAAGCAATATGGTGCTGTAGGAGTGTCATTCCATGTTGGAATTTCATTAATATCCCTAGGAATCTTCTACGTGGCTGTGTCAAG cgGTGTGGATATGACTCCAGTTCTCATCAAACTTGGTTTCAGTGAATCATCATTGCAATCTAAAATGGCTGCTGGTACAAGCACGTTCGTGTTGGCATATGCCATTCACAAGCTGTTTGCACCGGTACGAATCAGCATCACTGTGGTTTCTGTGCCATTTGTTGTCCGATACTGCCGGAAGATTGGTTTCTTCAAACCTCCTGCTCCAAAGCCATGA